One genomic segment of Aliarcobacter cibarius includes these proteins:
- a CDS encoding aspartate carbamoyltransferase catalytic subunit: protein MQHLIRTSDFTKEEILDIFNDARGFLDFKPCDILKGKIIVTLFFENSTRTRSSFEIAAKRLGAEVVNLDVGTSSTKKGETMYDTVANINAMKPDAIIIRHSECGLPESLIGYVDCPIINAGDGRHSHPTQALLDLFTIYEYFGGKTEGKKIAIVGDVRNSRVAGSNRRLLPRFGIDVNLVAPDCFKYEGNEFKQFSTIDEVIDDMDIVMSLRSQLERHNITYFESLQEYARDFCITSDLMDRKEFLLLHPGPVNRNIDITDDVLKHPRCKVLEQVTNGVAIRAAILKKLILR from the coding sequence ATGCAACATTTAATACGAACTTCTGATTTTACAAAAGAGGAAATTTTAGATATTTTTAATGATGCTAGAGGTTTTTTAGATTTTAAACCTTGTGATATTTTAAAAGGTAAAATTATTGTAACTTTATTTTTTGAAAACTCTACAAGAACTAGAAGCTCATTTGAAATTGCTGCAAAAAGGCTGGGAGCTGAAGTTGTAAATCTTGATGTTGGTACATCTTCAACAAAAAAAGGTGAAACGATGTACGACACGGTTGCAAATATAAATGCTATGAAACCAGATGCTATTATTATTAGACATAGTGAGTGTGGATTACCTGAAAGTTTAATAGGATATGTTGATTGTCCAATAATAAATGCTGGTGATGGTAGACATTCTCATCCTACTCAAGCTTTATTAGATTTATTTACTATTTATGAATATTTTGGTGGGAAAACTGAAGGTAAAAAAATAGCTATTGTTGGAGATGTTAGAAATTCTAGAGTTGCTGGAAGTAACAGAAGATTATTACCTAGATTTGGAATAGATGTAAATTTAGTTGCACCAGATTGTTTTAAATATGAAGGTAATGAATTTAAACAATTTAGTACAATCGATGAAGTAATTGATGATATGGATATTGTAATGAGTTTAAGAAGTCAGTTAGAAAGACATAACATTACGTATTTCGAATCTTTACAAGAGTATGCAAGAGATTTTTGTATAACTTCTGATTTAATGGACAGAAAAGAGTTTTTACTTTTACATCCAGGACCTGTAAATAGAAATATTGATATTACTGATGATGTTTTAAAACACCCTAGATGTAAAGTATTAGAGCAAGTTACAAATGGTGTTGCTATTAGAGCGGCTATCTTAAAAAAATTAATACTTAGATAA
- a CDS encoding fatty acid cis/trans isomerase gives MKLHLLIILLFTLLFTACSNKELDEVEYEKIEKPISFSKDIKPILDNRCVSCHSCYNSPCQLKLDSFEGLDRGSSKNEVYAQRLSATEPTRLFIDALSTKDWRSKNFTSVIDKDEDSNESIMMQYLFQKELNPEITGKYSPETEKLTCVKNKTELEDYFYKNPHKAMPYGFPGISNQEYNTLMTWLDFGAKDDTKNLKIPDFEKDKIEKFEDFLNNQGIKHKVTARYIYEHLFLAHVYFDETSNNFYELIRSSTPPGKSPKIIATRFPYDKIEEPFYYRLQKVNSTIVHKTHMVYKFDEEKLKFYNDIFIKRTWDEEPYLINYDEKTSPNAIEVFKQIPAVSRYEFMLKDIYFFINTFIKGPVCRGQIALNVIQDHFWVAFMDPKYDLSVIDKNFLKNNFENLKIPNQLGEDPSLFQTFKNLGKEKETKTYQENRAALYKKYYKDGLKLNYLRDSSNNDSILTVYRHFDSASLHKGALGNIPKTLWVIDYPLLERIYYSLVAGFDVFGNTAHQLLVRTHMDRLRVEGESNFLEFLPQKSRIDYFNSWYLGWLAKYLTTYTPSSNETGIKFKTKDYKFEFVEDLLEYTDTKKDPINFVEKNYTPLPLKVSYNSKYEIQETLRSLSTPNVSKVIQHFVGRGANVAFIRIILNNKESLIYSLIVNRWHKNVALMFDEESRLDPTKDDIDFIEGFIGSYPNIFINVNQDDLYDFFDLIQNYENNDTYNNKFLKYTVNRANPNFWESYDYFNKEFKHQNSLEYGLFDLNKYYEKAINKPLNE, from the coding sequence ATGAAACTTCATCTTTTAATAATTTTACTGTTTACTCTTTTATTTACTGCTTGTTCAAATAAAGAGCTAGATGAAGTAGAATATGAGAAAATTGAAAAACCTATATCATTTTCAAAAGATATAAAACCAATACTTGACAATCGTTGTGTATCTTGTCACTCTTGCTATAATTCACCTTGCCAACTAAAATTAGATTCATTTGAAGGACTTGATAGAGGTAGCTCAAAAAATGAAGTTTACGCTCAAAGATTAAGTGCAACTGAACCTACAAGACTTTTTATAGATGCATTATCTACAAAAGATTGGAGATCAAAAAATTTTACTTCTGTTATAGATAAAGATGAAGATTCTAATGAATCAATTATGATGCAGTACTTATTTCAAAAAGAATTAAATCCAGAAATTACTGGGAAATACTCTCCTGAAACTGAAAAATTAACTTGTGTAAAAAACAAAACTGAACTTGAAGATTATTTTTATAAAAATCCTCATAAAGCTATGCCATATGGTTTTCCAGGAATTAGTAATCAAGAATACAATACTCTCATGACTTGGCTTGATTTTGGAGCAAAAGATGATACAAAAAATTTGAAAATTCCAGATTTTGAAAAAGATAAAATAGAAAAGTTTGAAGATTTTTTAAATAATCAAGGAATAAAACACAAAGTTACAGCAAGATATATATATGAACATCTATTCTTAGCACATGTATATTTTGATGAAACAAGTAATAATTTTTATGAACTTATTCGTTCAAGTACACCTCCTGGGAAATCACCAAAAATAATAGCTACAAGATTTCCTTACGACAAAATCGAAGAACCATTTTATTATAGACTTCAAAAAGTAAATTCAACAATTGTTCATAAAACTCACATGGTTTATAAATTTGATGAAGAAAAATTAAAATTTTACAATGATATATTCATCAAACGAACTTGGGATGAAGAACCATATCTTATTAATTATGATGAAAAAACTAGTCCAAATGCTATTGAAGTATTCAAACAAATTCCAGCAGTTAGTCGTTATGAATTTATGTTAAAAGATATATATTTCTTTATAAATACTTTTATTAAAGGTCCTGTTTGTAGAGGTCAAATTGCTTTAAATGTAATTCAAGATCATTTTTGGGTTGCATTTATGGATCCAAAATACGATTTGAGTGTAATTGATAAGAATTTTTTAAAAAATAATTTTGAAAATCTAAAAATACCAAATCAATTGGGAGAAGACCCTAGTTTATTTCAAACTTTTAAAAATCTAGGAAAAGAGAAAGAGACTAAAACTTATCAAGAGAATAGAGCTGCTTTATATAAAAAGTATTATAAAGATGGTTTAAAATTAAATTATTTAAGAGATAGTTCAAATAATGATTCTATTCTTACTGTTTATAGACACTTTGATTCAGCATCACTTCATAAAGGTGCTTTAGGAAATATTCCAAAAACTCTTTGGGTTATAGATTATCCTTTATTAGAAAGAATATATTACTCTCTTGTAGCAGGATTTGATGTATTTGGAAATACTGCTCATCAATTATTAGTAAGAACTCATATGGATAGATTAAGAGTCGAAGGAGAGAGTAATTTTTTAGAATTTCTGCCTCAAAAAAGTAGAATTGATTACTTCAACTCATGGTATTTAGGTTGGCTTGCAAAATATCTTACTACTTATACTCCAAGTTCTAATGAAACAGGAATAAAATTTAAAACAAAAGATTACAAGTTTGAATTTGTAGAAGATCTTTTAGAATATACAGATACAAAAAAAGATCCTATAAATTTTGTAGAAAAAAATTACACACCACTTCCTCTTAAAGTTTCTTACAATTCAAAATATGAAATACAAGAAACATTAAGATCTCTTTCTACACCAAATGTATCAAAAGTTATACAACATTTTGTAGGAAGAGGAGCAAATGTGGCTTTTATTAGAATTATTTTAAATAATAAAGAGAGTTTGATTTACTCTTTAATAGTAAATAGATGGCATAAAAATGTAGCTTTAATGTTTGATGAAGAATCAAGGCTAGATCCTACAAAAGATGATATTGACTTTATAGAAGGATTTATTGGTTCTTATCCAAATATATTTATAAATGTAAATCAAGATGATTTATATGATTTCTTTGATTTAATTCAAAATTATGAAAATAATGATACATATAATAACAAATTTTTAAAATATACTGTAAATAGAGCAAATCCAAATTTTTGGGAATCTTATGATTATTTTAATAAAGAGTTTAAACATCAAAATTCACTTGAATATGGACTATTTGATTTAAATAAATACTATGAAAAAGCTATAAATAAACCATTAAATGAGTAA